Part of the Sinorhizobium terangae genome is shown below.
CTCGATTTTCGGAAAGCACGATGCGTGGAATCAAAGAGTTACAGCGTGTTTTGTGCGTCCTGCTGCATGCTTCCTTAAATCGGAATCGATTTAAGGACAAAATCATGCAGCCATTCAAATTGTTACAGCGAGCTTAGCGCGTCCGATTGGACGCGCGGCGCTGTAAAGGACGCACGGCGCTGTAAAGGGCGCTGTAAAATAGCGCTGCCGATTCAAACTTTATTGAACGCCTGATCGGTTGGTCGCGACGCGGCGGGGCGCACGGCGCGCTTTGTCAGCCTTGCGGAAATGCCACTTCGCGTCCGTCCGCGTCCACAGGCCCAGCGTTGCCCAGTAACAGGCGGCGCCGCGCCTTCCTGGTGCTAGCGCGACGCCGGAAAAACATTGATCCATCAAAGGGTTATGCTGCTGCTTCATGATTCCTAAAGCGGAATCGTTTAAGGACAAAACCACGCAGCAATTCAACGTGCTACCGTGACACACGCGTCCGATTGGACGCGCGGTGTGGTTCGCACGTTACCGCCGCTCAAGCAGCCGGCAGATCTCTTCGAGCTGGTCCAGGGTCTTGTAAGCGATGCGCAGGTGCCCGCCGGAGGCCTTGTGGCTGACAGTCACTTCCAATCCGAGGCTGTCCGAAAGCGTGCGCTCGAGAGCCAGCGTATCGGCATCCTTTTCCTCGCGGCGCGGCGCCTTGGCGAAATTGGGGTCGTTCTGCGCCCGGATGTCGTTCTGGGCTATGCGCTCCGCCTCCCGCACCGAAAGCCCCTTCGCGACGATATTGCGCGCCAGGGCCACCGGATCCGAGGTCGGGATCAGTGCCCGAGCATGGCCGGCCGACAGGCTGCCGTCCGACAGCATGTCGCGTACCGGCTCAGGCAGCTTCAGCAGTCGCAGGCTGTTGGCCACATGGCTGCGGCTCTTGCCGATGATGTCGCCGAGGTCATTTTGCGTATAGCCGTGTTCGGCAATCAGCTGCTCATACCCCAGCGCCTCTTCGAGCGGGTTGAGGTCGGATCGCTGGACGTTCTCGACGATCGCGATCTCCAGCGCGGTGCGGTCGTCCACGTCCCGCACGATCACGGGGATTTCGGTAAAACCGGCAAGTTGGGCTGCCCGCCAACGTCGCTCGCCGGCAATGATCTCGTAACGATCGTGACCGACGGTGCGCACGACGACCGGTTGCACGATGCCATGCTGGCGGATCGAACTCGCGAGATCCTGCAGTTCCGCTTCGTCAAACTGGCGGCGCGGGTTGCGGGGATTGCGCGAAACAAACTCGATCGGCACGCGCCGATCCGGATTGAAGGGCGTCTGGGGCGCGGCGCCGCCCTGCAACGGCTGATCCATTTCGCCGATCAACGCCGCAAGACCGCGGCCCAGACGCCTTTTGGAGCTGTCGTCGTTCATCTGTCATCCAATCTTATTACGATTCCGAAACGATTATGCAGCCTTGCGTTGCCGTTCGCGCTGGATCACTTCGGACGCCAATTGCAGATACGCCTGGCTGCCGGCGCATTTCAAATCGTAGAGAATCGCCGGCTTGCCATAGGAGGGTGCCTCCGAAACCCGGACATTCCGCGGAATCAGGGTGTGATAGACCTTGTCCCCGAGATGGGTGCGAACATCGCTCACGACCTGCTGCGCCAGATTGTTGCGGGAATCGAACATTGTCAGGACGATCCCCTGGATGTCCAGGCTCGGATTGACCGTCCGCCGCACTTGGTCGACGGTTTCGAGCAACTGGCTGAGGCCTTCCAGCGCAAAGAATTCGCACTGTAGTGGCACGAGCACGGAATGCGCGGCGGCCATCGCATTCATCGTCA
Proteins encoded:
- a CDS encoding ParB/RepB/Spo0J family partition protein, producing the protein MNDDSSKRRLGRGLAALIGEMDQPLQGGAAPQTPFNPDRRVPIEFVSRNPRNPRRQFDEAELQDLASSIRQHGIVQPVVVRTVGHDRYEIIAGERRWRAAQLAGFTEIPVIVRDVDDRTALEIAIVENVQRSDLNPLEEALGYEQLIAEHGYTQNDLGDIIGKSRSHVANSLRLLKLPEPVRDMLSDGSLSAGHARALIPTSDPVALARNIVAKGLSVREAERIAQNDIRAQNDPNFAKAPRREEKDADTLALERTLSDSLGLEVTVSHKASGGHLRIAYKTLDQLEEICRLLERR